In Candidatus Polarisedimenticolia bacterium, the following are encoded in one genomic region:
- a CDS encoding alkaline phosphatase family protein — protein MATPPAMPRPSGVSGRPASRAFLRWTLALLLPCLLAAAPTKPASPKPDAAPERRSLPPLAALGRPTGVKIVLVGIDGATFKVLDPLLRDGSLPSLQKLIARGARGVLKSLPQPLSPAVWTTVVTGQEPAVHGIRDFLVLHPGAPDGKTATLVSSNDRRSLALWNLAGAFGDTVGFAGWWATWPAEPVRGWIVSDRMARSRFSEWHDGTPTSLLTFPRKLASELALLRVDPSRPPLEEIRDLAAFSPGEMAEFLAVKKPIFAHGLSVLKFSYCEQRTYEEMSLRMLSREVPDLTGIYLVANDPVSHTFWHDYEPQSFSGVPPEEVKRLGRLIPSLSMHNDRFLARLLKTLPRDTVVIVVSDHGFQASGRLPQPRPPDDFPGSFEQAHAQALEKGTISIGQPGEHDHEGIFIAAGGPIRRGVSVDADVLDITPTILALLGMPVAEDMKGRVLKEILQPDFLERYPVKTIASYEEHLKHELISPTDGDDPEKLDLLRSLGYIK, from the coding sequence ATGGCTACCCCCCCGGCCATGCCGCGCCCCTCGGGCGTTTCCGGGCGACCTGCGTCCCGCGCCTTCCTGCGATGGACCCTGGCGCTCCTCCTCCCCTGTCTTCTCGCCGCCGCGCCGACAAAGCCCGCATCGCCGAAGCCTGACGCCGCCCCCGAACGCCGTAGCCTTCCGCCGCTCGCGGCTCTGGGCCGGCCGACCGGCGTCAAGATCGTCCTGGTCGGCATCGACGGCGCGACCTTCAAGGTCCTCGATCCGCTGTTGCGCGACGGAAGCCTTCCCAGTCTCCAGAAGCTGATCGCCCGCGGGGCCCGCGGCGTGTTGAAATCGCTTCCTCAGCCGCTCTCGCCGGCCGTCTGGACGACAGTGGTCACGGGACAGGAGCCCGCCGTCCACGGAATTCGCGATTTCCTGGTGCTCCATCCGGGAGCACCCGACGGCAAGACCGCGACGCTGGTGAGCTCCAACGACCGCCGCAGCCTGGCGCTGTGGAACCTGGCAGGCGCTTTCGGAGACACGGTGGGATTCGCGGGATGGTGGGCGACCTGGCCGGCGGAGCCGGTGCGCGGCTGGATCGTCTCCGACCGGATGGCCCGGAGCCGCTTCTCCGAGTGGCACGACGGGACGCCGACCTCCTTGCTGACCTTCCCGCGCAAGCTCGCCTCGGAGCTGGCGCTGTTGCGGGTCGATCCGTCACGACCGCCGCTGGAGGAGATTCGTGACCTGGCGGCGTTCAGCCCCGGCGAGATGGCGGAGTTTCTCGCCGTCAAGAAGCCGATCTTCGCCCACGGGCTGAGCGTGCTCAAGTTCAGCTACTGCGAGCAGCGCACCTACGAGGAGATGTCGCTGCGGATGCTCTCGCGGGAAGTGCCGGATCTGACCGGCATCTACCTGGTCGCCAACGACCCCGTCTCGCACACCTTCTGGCACGATTACGAGCCGCAGAGCTTTTCCGGCGTGCCGCCCGAAGAGGTGAAGCGGCTCGGACGGCTGATCCCGAGCCTCAGCATGCACAACGACCGCTTTCTGGCGCGGCTGCTCAAAACGCTGCCGCGGGACACCGTCGTGATCGTGGTCTCCGACCACGGATTCCAGGCCTCCGGCCGCCTGCCGCAGCCGAGGCCGCCGGATGATTTCCCCGGATCGTTCGAGCAGGCCCATGCCCAGGCCCTCGAGAAGGGGACCATCAGCATCGGCCAGCCGGGAGAGCACGATCACGAAGGGATCTTCATCGCCGCCGGCGGCCCGATTCGACGGGGAGTCTCGGTCGACGCCGACGTCCTCGACATCACGCCGACGATCCTGGCGTTGCTGGGAATGCCGGTCGCCGAGGACATGAAGGGACGCGTCTTGAAGGAGATCCTCCAGCCCGATTTCCTGGAGCGCTATCCGGTGAAGACGATCGCCTCTTACGAAGAGCATCTCAAGCATGAGCTGATCTCCCCCACCGACGGCGACGACCCGGAGAAGCTCGATTTGCTCCGCTCGCTCGGCTACATCAAATAG
- a CDS encoding deoxyribodipyrimidine photo-lyase, which yields MTAPALVWFRQDLRLEDNPALQAAIERGAGVVPLFVWSPEEEGSWSPGAASRWWLHHSLASLDESLRALGSRLVVRHGPALAVLQDLRRETGAEAVFWNRRLEPLIVQRDRAIERRLREEGIDARAFNGALLFEPWEICNRAGGPFKVFTPFWRHCLAHRAPEHPVAAPASLPGVEGAEAPASAPLAALELLPSIHWTAGLEKAWKPGEAGARAAYDRFVEKDLVGYSITREQPDRPGTSRLSPHLHFGEISPRRIWHVLHDWAGRRSAGGALRASEDYLREIGWREFAHHVLFHFPHTTDKPMRAEFASFPWERRPRALRAWQRGETGYPLVDAGMRELWATGWMHNRVRMVAASFLVKDLGIHWLEGARWFWDTLVDADLASNSLNWQWSAGCGADAAPYFRIFNPVLQGEKFDPEGDYIRRWVPELAAMPKRWIQRPFEAPEEVLSRARVRLGKSYPRPVVDHAEARARALAALHRLPDDEGEEEG from the coding sequence ATGACGGCCCCCGCCCTCGTCTGGTTCCGGCAGGACCTCCGGCTGGAGGACAACCCCGCCCTGCAGGCGGCGATCGAACGCGGCGCTGGGGTGGTCCCGCTGTTCGTCTGGTCGCCGGAAGAGGAGGGGAGCTGGTCCCCGGGCGCCGCCTCGCGCTGGTGGCTGCATCATTCGCTGGCGTCACTGGACGAATCGCTGCGGGCTCTCGGCTCGCGGCTGGTGGTGCGGCACGGCCCCGCGCTCGCCGTCTTGCAGGATCTGCGCCGTGAGACAGGAGCGGAAGCGGTATTCTGGAACCGCCGCCTCGAGCCGCTGATCGTCCAGCGGGATCGGGCGATCGAGCGGCGGCTGAGAGAAGAAGGGATCGACGCGCGCGCCTTCAACGGCGCGCTTCTTTTCGAGCCGTGGGAGATCTGCAACCGCGCTGGAGGGCCGTTCAAAGTCTTCACCCCCTTCTGGCGGCACTGTCTGGCGCATCGAGCGCCCGAGCATCCTGTCGCTGCTCCCGCAAGCCTGCCGGGGGTGGAAGGCGCGGAAGCTCCCGCGTCGGCGCCCCTCGCAGCGCTCGAGCTGCTGCCGTCGATTCACTGGACGGCCGGTCTCGAGAAGGCCTGGAAGCCCGGAGAGGCCGGGGCGCGCGCCGCCTACGATCGGTTCGTGGAGAAGGATCTCGTCGGTTATTCGATTACCCGCGAGCAACCCGACCGCCCCGGCACCTCGCGTCTCTCGCCGCACCTCCACTTCGGCGAGATCAGCCCGCGGCGCATCTGGCACGTTCTGCACGATTGGGCCGGTCGGCGCTCCGCCGGCGGGGCGCTGCGGGCTTCGGAGGATTACCTCCGGGAAATCGGCTGGCGCGAGTTCGCCCATCACGTGCTGTTCCACTTCCCGCACACCACCGACAAGCCGATGCGCGCCGAGTTCGCCTCGTTCCCCTGGGAGCGCCGGCCGCGGGCGCTGCGCGCCTGGCAGCGGGGCGAAACCGGCTACCCGCTTGTGGACGCCGGCATGCGCGAGCTGTGGGCGACCGGCTGGATGCACAACCGGGTGCGCATGGTGGCCGCCTCTTTCCTGGTCAAGGACCTCGGCATCCACTGGCTGGAAGGGGCCCGCTGGTTCTGGGACACGCTGGTGGACGCCGATCTGGCGAGCAACTCGCTGAACTGGCAATGGAGCGCCGGATGCGGTGCCGACGCGGCCCCCTATTTCCGGATCTTCAACCCGGTCCTGCAAGGCGAGAAGTTCGATCCGGAGGGAGATTACATCCGGCGCTGGGTGCCGGAGCTGGCCGCCATGCCCAAGCGCTGGATCCAGCGCCCCTTCGAGGCGCCCGAGGAAGTCCTGTCGCGGGCGCGCGTGAGGCTGGGGAAGAGCTATCCGCGTCCGGTGGTGGATCATGCCGAGGCGCGGGCCCGGGCGCTGGCGGCGCTGCATCGCCTTCCCGATGACGAGGGGGAGGAGGAAGGGTGA